Proteins from a single region of Gossypium arboreum isolate Shixiya-1 chromosome 1, ASM2569848v2, whole genome shotgun sequence:
- the LOC108481826 gene encoding beta-amyrin 16-alpha-hydroxylase CYP87D16-like, which produces MEIWYVWVFIISFLSVSVGNWIYRWRNPKCKGKLPPGSMGFPLIGETLSFFATSNSIDMHPFINERLKRYGPLFKTNIAGRPVAVSSDPEFNYFLLQQEGKLLELYYMDSFSQMVHHDNMSNVGGYFHRYLRRSILSHFGHEPLKRKLLSEFEDVINHELHKWTNLPEVDVKRQTVPMLFDLASQILMSHKPEENLGEDLNNMLQSIMTFPLYIPGTTFYKCIQKKRKAIKLTSRVVEERMKGYSCDNSAEGCNKKGDYLDEIVGDIGKEAFLTKEFVPFLLFGLLLATVETISPTITLATMYLLDNPSALQQLTEEHEKILKNREDANSGLVWEEYKSMTFTRYVINETLRLENLLPGMLRKVIADIHVDGYTIPKGWVLLVMPTALHLNPNIYEDPLTFNPSRWKNIGSNGMAKNFIPFGGGNRPCTGAEFSKVLVAVFLHVWVTKFRFTKIKGGNMVRSPILEFTDGFYVNVSEKHC; this is translated from the exons ATGGAAATATGGTATGTTTGGGTTTTCATAATATCTTTTTTGAGTGTAAGTGTAGGCAACTGGATTTATAGGTGGAGAAACCCTAAATGCAAGGGCAAACTCCCTCCTGGTTCCATGGGATTCCCTCTTATAGGCGAGACCCTTAGCTTTTTTGCCACTTCCAACTCCATTGACATGCATCCTTTCATTAATGAAAGATTGAAAAG ATACGGTCCGTTGTTCAAGACAAACATAGCGGGTCGACCGGTGGCGGTGTCATCAGATCCCGAATTCAACTACTTCTTGCTGCAACAAGAAGGGAAACTCCTCGAACTCTATTACATGGATTCCTTTTCACAGATGGTACACCACGATAACATGAGTAACGTGGGTGGCTACTTCCACAGGTATCTACGGCGCTCCATTCTCAGTCATTTCGGACATGAGCCACTCAAACGTAAGCTGTTGTCTGAGTTTGAGGATGTAATAAACCATGAATTACATAAGTGGACCAATCTGCCAGAGGTCGATGTAAAACGCCAAACTGTTCCC ATGTTATTTGATTTAGCGTCACAGATCCTGATGAGCCATAAACCAGAAGAAAATTTAGGTGAAGATTTAAACAACATGTTGCAATCAATTATGACATTTCCTTTATATATCCCTGGGACCACTTTCTACAAATGTATACAG aagaaaagaaaagcaatAAAGCTGACAAGTAGGGTTGTAGAAGAGAGAATGAAGGGGTACTCTTGTGATAATTCAGCAGAAGGTTGCAATAAAAAGGGAGATTATTTGGATGAAATAGTAGGAGACATTGGGAAAGAAGCATTCTTGACGAAGGAATTCGTGCCTTTCCTTCTGTTTGGGCTACTCCTTGCTACTGTCGAGACGATTTCACCCACTATCACTTTGGCCACCATGTATCTACTGGACAACCCATCGGCTTTGCAACAATTAACA GAGGAGCATGAGAAAATTCTAAAGAACAGAGAAGATGCCAATTCTGGACTTGTATGGGAGGAATACAAATCCATGACGTTCACTCGTTAC GTGATTAATGAAACACTTAGGTTAGAAAATCTTCTTCCAGGGATGTTGAGGAAAGTTATAGCTGACATTCACGTCGATG gatatacaataccaaaaggttggGTCCTATTGGTTATGCCCACAGCTCTTCATCTAAACCCTAATATATATGAAGATCCTCTTACCTTCAACCCTTCAAGATGGAAG aaCATTGGGAGCAATGGAATGGCAAAGAACTTCATACCATTTGGAGGAGGGAATAGGCCGTGTACTGGTGCAGAGTTCAGCAAGGTTCTAGTGGCTGTCTTTTTACATGTCTGGGTCACCAAATTCAG GTTCACAAAAATCAAGGGTGGGAACATGGTTCGTTCACCCATTCTGGAATTTACAGATGGTTTCTACGTTAATGTTTCAGAAAAAcattgttaa